In Paenibacillus kyungheensis, the following are encoded in one genomic region:
- the uxuA gene encoding mannonate dehydratase, protein MKMVFRWFGEHNDTVTLEQIRQIPGVEGIVWALHDVPVGEVWPQERIHEIQATANRYGLHTHVVESVNIHEDIKLGLPSRDQYIANYKQTIIHLAEIGVQVICYNFMPIFDWLRTDLHRPAADGSTSLFYEKSKIENIDPLELVAQINANSALTMPGWEPERLTHLTELFKAYEGFTEEDLWNNLQYFLDEIIPVAEANGIQMAIHPDDPPWSIFGLPRIIRSQDNIRRFLQMYNSPSHGITLCSGSLGANPENDIVSMVHEFADRIPFTHLRNVKVEENGDFAETSHRTQDGTVNLTGIVQAYQEEGFTGYCRPDHGRHIWNEECRPGYGLYDRALGIMYLWGLWDSFQYKHS, encoded by the coding sequence ATGAAAATGGTATTCAGATGGTTCGGCGAGCATAACGATACCGTCACATTAGAACAGATTCGGCAGATTCCCGGAGTCGAAGGCATTGTCTGGGCACTGCATGATGTGCCTGTTGGTGAAGTATGGCCGCAAGAACGGATTCATGAGATTCAGGCGACTGCCAATCGTTATGGTCTACATACGCATGTTGTTGAGAGCGTTAACATTCATGAAGATATCAAGCTTGGATTGCCTTCACGCGATCAGTATATTGCCAATTACAAACAAACCATTATCCATTTGGCTGAAATTGGGGTACAGGTCATTTGTTATAATTTTATGCCTATTTTCGATTGGTTACGTACCGATCTACATCGTCCTGCGGCAGATGGCTCTACTTCTCTTTTTTATGAAAAAAGTAAAATCGAAAATATCGATCCACTGGAATTAGTAGCCCAGATCAATGCCAATTCTGCGTTAACGATGCCCGGCTGGGAACCTGAACGGTTAACCCATTTAACCGAATTGTTCAAAGCTTATGAAGGATTTACCGAAGAGGATTTGTGGAATAATTTACAGTACTTTTTGGATGAGATTATTCCTGTCGCTGAAGCAAATGGTATCCAAATGGCCATTCATCCTGATGATCCACCGTGGTCGATTTTTGGTCTGCCTCGTATTATTCGCAGTCAGGATAATATTCGGCGCTTTTTGCAAATGTATAATAGTCCGTCACATGGCATCACATTATGTAGTGGTTCACTTGGAGCTAACCCAGAAAATGATATTGTATCGATGGTACATGAATTTGCGGATCGAATTCCATTTACCCATTTGCGTAATGTCAAAGTCGAAGAGAACGGCGATTTTGCAGAAACGTCTCATCGTACACAAGATGGCACAGTGAATCTAACAGGGATTGTACAGGCATATCAAGAAGAAGGATTTACAGGATATTGCCGACCGGATCATGGCAGACATATCTGGAATGAAGAATGTCGACCGGGTTACGGGTTGTATGACCGTGCTTTGGGTATTATGTATCTATGGGGATTGTGGGATTCATTTCAATATAAGCATTCTTGA
- a CDS encoding helix-turn-helix domain-containing protein, producing the protein MSTSFIPPEWGQSLAETIFPDVQTTMNLFGIHLRTVSTDWQYPIHDHPQYEINYVLEGQQLMTVGSQSYVQQNGDLMILPPGTSHSSRTIEGQSFTYFCIHFDIDDRLFLSLLERLNQVMFKQSSAVAQAMQPYLLKIANPIEQTDEHIITRRMHLQAAVFELFGVLWEAISNEAAGLAPASYAHVEMAHQIAARLQGIANRNIAQLEATSDSHYGIDDIAAELGISPSHCNRIFHQVFAISPRSYLSNLVLHKSKLLLSDQRMSIQDIASILGYRDIAHFSRQFKRWSGISPSHYRKNQMMMPSEWKA; encoded by the coding sequence ATGTCTACTTCCTTTATTCCACCCGAATGGGGACAAAGTCTAGCTGAGACCATTTTTCCCGATGTGCAGACAACAATGAATTTGTTCGGTATTCACTTGCGTACTGTCAGTACAGATTGGCAATATCCTATTCACGATCATCCACAATATGAGATTAATTATGTGTTAGAAGGTCAACAATTAATGACTGTTGGCTCTCAAAGTTATGTTCAGCAAAACGGCGATCTGATGATTCTCCCACCCGGTACTTCTCATTCCAGTCGCACGATCGAAGGACAGTCTTTTACGTATTTTTGTATTCATTTCGATATTGATGATCGCTTATTTCTATCTTTGTTAGAGCGATTGAATCAAGTTATGTTCAAACAATCCAGTGCAGTAGCTCAAGCGATGCAACCATACTTACTCAAAATTGCCAATCCTATCGAACAGACAGATGAACATATCATTACGCGTCGAATGCATCTGCAAGCTGCGGTATTTGAATTGTTTGGTGTCCTTTGGGAAGCGATATCTAATGAAGCGGCTGGTCTTGCTCCTGCTAGTTATGCTCATGTCGAGATGGCACATCAGATTGCTGCTCGATTACAAGGGATAGCTAATCGAAATATTGCTCAACTGGAAGCGACTTCTGATTCTCATTATGGGATTGATGATATTGCAGCAGAACTAGGTATCAGCCCTTCTCATTGCAATCGAATTTTTCATCAGGTATTTGCGATTTCTCCACGTAGCTACTTATCTAATCTTGTGCTTCACAAATCCAAATTATTATTGTCCGATCAACGAATGTCGATACAAGATATCGCTTCGATTTTGGGGTATCGTGATATTGCTCATTTTAGCAGGCAATTCAAGCGCTGGTCGGGTATATCGCCCAGTCATTATCGCAAAAATCAAATGATGATGCCTTCCGAATGGAAAGCCTAA